The Phyllopteryx taeniolatus isolate TA_2022b chromosome 14, UOR_Ptae_1.2, whole genome shotgun sequence genome has a window encoding:
- the ca8 gene encoding carbonic anhydrase-related protein isoform X2, with translation MADKVNEESNSNPGKDELDWGYEEEWGLHYPAANGEYQSPINLNSREAQYDPALLDVRLSPNYVVCRDCEVINDGHSVRILLKSKSVVSGGPLPSDHEYELHEVRFHWGKENQRGSEHTVNFKAFPMELHLIHWNSTLFNSLEDALGKKNGVLIIALFVQIGKEHLGLKAITEVLQDLQYKGKSKIIPCFNPNTLLPDPLLRDYWVYKGSLTTPPCNENVTWILYRYPLTISQLQIEEFRRLRSHIKGAELPEGNDGMLGDNFRPTQPLSDRTVRAAFQ, from the exons ATGGCCGACAAAGTGAACGAGGAGTCGAATAGTAATCCGGGGAAAGATGAGCTGGACTGGGGTTATGAGGAAG AATGGGGACTCCATTACCCAGCAGCCAATGGTGAGTACCAGTCTCCCATCAACTTGAACTCGAGGGAGGCTCAGTATGACCCAGCCCTCCTGGATGTCCGCCTGTCACCGAACTACGTGGTGTGTCGTGACTGTGAAGTCATCAATGATGGACACAGTGTACGCATCCTTCTCAAGTCAAAGTCAG TGGTCAGCGGGGGTCCATTGCCGAGCGATCACGAATATGAACTTCATGAGGTTCGATTTCACTGGGGGAAAGAGAACCAGAGGGGCTCAGAGCACACGGTCAACTTTAAGGCTTTCCCTATGGAg CTCCATTTGATTCACTGGAACAGCACTTTGTTCAACTCTCTGGAGGATGCTCTGGGGAAGAAGAATGGAGTTCTCATCATTGCTCTTTTTGTGCAG ATCGGCAAAGAGCATCTGGGTCTGAAAGCCATCACGGAGGTTCTACAGGATCTCCAGTACAAG gGGAAGAGCAAGATAATTCCCTGTTTCAACCCGAACACTTTGCTGCCTG ATCCCTTATTGAGAGACTACTGGGTGTATAAAGGATCTCTGACAACACCGCCATGTAATGAGAATGTGACCTGGATCCTCTACCGCTACCCTCTCACTATATCACAACTACAG ATTGAGGAGTTTCGGAGGCTACGTTCACATATAAAAGGCGCCGAGCTGCCAGAGGGAAATGATGGGATGTTGGGGGACAATTTCCGCCCCACCCAACCGCTGAGCGATCGGACCGTGAGGGCGGCTTTCCAATGA
- the ca8 gene encoding carbonic anhydrase-related protein isoform X1, with protein MADKVNEESNSNPGKDELDWGYEEGVEWGLHYPAANGEYQSPINLNSREAQYDPALLDVRLSPNYVVCRDCEVINDGHSVRILLKSKSVVSGGPLPSDHEYELHEVRFHWGKENQRGSEHTVNFKAFPMELHLIHWNSTLFNSLEDALGKKNGVLIIALFVQIGKEHLGLKAITEVLQDLQYKGKSKIIPCFNPNTLLPDPLLRDYWVYKGSLTTPPCNENVTWILYRYPLTISQLQIEEFRRLRSHIKGAELPEGNDGMLGDNFRPTQPLSDRTVRAAFQ; from the exons ATGGCCGACAAAGTGAACGAGGAGTCGAATAGTAATCCGGGGAAAGATGAGCTGGACTGGGGTTATGAGGAAG GTGTAGAATGGGGACTCCATTACCCAGCAGCCAATGGTGAGTACCAGTCTCCCATCAACTTGAACTCGAGGGAGGCTCAGTATGACCCAGCCCTCCTGGATGTCCGCCTGTCACCGAACTACGTGGTGTGTCGTGACTGTGAAGTCATCAATGATGGACACAGTGTACGCATCCTTCTCAAGTCAAAGTCAG TGGTCAGCGGGGGTCCATTGCCGAGCGATCACGAATATGAACTTCATGAGGTTCGATTTCACTGGGGGAAAGAGAACCAGAGGGGCTCAGAGCACACGGTCAACTTTAAGGCTTTCCCTATGGAg CTCCATTTGATTCACTGGAACAGCACTTTGTTCAACTCTCTGGAGGATGCTCTGGGGAAGAAGAATGGAGTTCTCATCATTGCTCTTTTTGTGCAG ATCGGCAAAGAGCATCTGGGTCTGAAAGCCATCACGGAGGTTCTACAGGATCTCCAGTACAAG gGGAAGAGCAAGATAATTCCCTGTTTCAACCCGAACACTTTGCTGCCTG ATCCCTTATTGAGAGACTACTGGGTGTATAAAGGATCTCTGACAACACCGCCATGTAATGAGAATGTGACCTGGATCCTCTACCGCTACCCTCTCACTATATCACAACTACAG ATTGAGGAGTTTCGGAGGCTACGTTCACATATAAAAGGCGCCGAGCTGCCAGAGGGAAATGATGGGATGTTGGGGGACAATTTCCGCCCCACCCAACCGCTGAGCGATCGGACCGTGAGGGCGGCTTTCCAATGA